One genomic window of Cystobacter ferrugineus includes the following:
- a CDS encoding M20 family metallopeptidase: MSTPRLNVTTATATSERIWEEEIIPRLHDYIRIPNKSPSFDKEWAKSGHMDKAVKLIAGWCESQAKHIPGLKVEVVTLKNEQGEARTPVIYMEIPGTGDDTVVLYGHLDKQPEMTGWRAGLSPWEPVREGDKLYGRGGADDGYSAFASLAAIRLLREQGVPHARCVVLIEACEESGSYDLPAYIEHLAPRIGKASLVVCLDSGCANYEQLWMTTSLRGLVSGNLRVDILSEGVHSGDASGIVPSSFRIMRQILSRVEDEQTGRILVEGLHVHIPQARREQAAAVAEVLGEEVYSKFPWVPGARPVTVDRAEQILNRTWRPALSVTGVDGMPTLGSAGNVLRPFTSVKLSMRIPPRLEPKAATEALKQALEAHPPYGAKVSFEGEKASAGWDAPPLEKWLEEAVQDASRTYFGRPFMAMGEGGTIPFMEMLGRRFPHAQFLITGVLGPNSNAHGPNEFLHLPTGKKLTCCVASVISAHLSR, translated from the coding sequence ATGAGCACCCCCCGGTTGAACGTCACCACCGCCACCGCCACGTCCGAGCGCATCTGGGAGGAGGAGATCATCCCCCGGCTGCACGACTACATCCGCATCCCCAACAAGTCGCCCAGCTTCGACAAGGAGTGGGCGAAGAGCGGGCACATGGACAAGGCGGTGAAGCTCATCGCCGGCTGGTGCGAGTCCCAGGCGAAGCACATCCCCGGCCTCAAGGTGGAGGTGGTGACGCTCAAGAACGAGCAGGGCGAGGCGCGCACCCCCGTCATCTACATGGAGATTCCCGGCACGGGCGACGACACGGTGGTGCTCTACGGCCACCTGGACAAGCAGCCGGAGATGACGGGCTGGCGCGCGGGGCTCTCCCCCTGGGAGCCGGTGCGCGAGGGCGACAAGCTCTACGGGCGTGGCGGCGCGGATGATGGGTACTCGGCCTTCGCGTCGCTGGCGGCCATCCGCCTCTTGCGCGAGCAGGGCGTGCCGCACGCGCGCTGCGTGGTGCTCATCGAGGCGTGCGAGGAGAGCGGCAGCTATGACTTGCCGGCCTACATCGAGCACCTCGCGCCGCGCATCGGCAAGGCGTCGCTCGTGGTGTGCCTGGACTCGGGTTGCGCCAACTACGAGCAGTTGTGGATGACGACGTCGCTGCGCGGGCTCGTGTCCGGCAACCTGCGCGTGGACATCCTCAGCGAGGGCGTGCACTCGGGAGACGCGAGCGGCATCGTGCCCTCGTCGTTCCGCATCATGCGCCAGATCCTCTCGCGCGTGGAGGACGAGCAGACGGGCCGCATCCTCGTCGAGGGCCTGCACGTGCACATCCCCCAGGCGCGCCGGGAGCAGGCCGCGGCCGTGGCGGAGGTGCTGGGCGAGGAGGTGTACTCGAAGTTCCCCTGGGTGCCCGGCGCCCGCCCGGTGACGGTGGATCGCGCGGAGCAGATCCTCAACCGCACCTGGCGCCCGGCCCTGTCCGTCACGGGCGTGGACGGCATGCCGACGCTGGGGAGCGCGGGCAACGTGCTGCGTCCCTTCACCTCGGTGAAGCTGTCCATGCGGATTCCTCCCCGGTTGGAGCCGAAGGCGGCCACCGAGGCGCTCAAGCAGGCGCTCGAGGCCCACCCGCCCTATGGCGCGAAGGTGTCGTTCGAGGGGGAGAAGGCGAGCGCCGGCTGGGACGCGCCGCCGCTGGAGAAGTGGCTGGAGGAGGCGGTGCAGGACGCCTCGCGCACGTACTTCGGCCGGCCGTTCATGGCCATGGGCGAGGGCGGCACCATTCCCTTCATGGAGATGCTCGGCCGGCGCTTCCCCCACGCCCAGTTCCTCATCACCGGCGTGCTCGGGCCCAACAGCAACGCCCACGGCCCCAACGAGTTCCTGCACCTGCCCACCGGCAAGAAGCTCACCTGCTGCGTGGCCAGCGTCATCTCCGCGCACCTGTCCCGGTAG
- a CDS encoding SDR family NAD(P)-dependent oxidoreductase, giving the protein MTTSKKVAVVTGASRGIGRALVQSFVKEGYEVWALARAADALEQLARESNGAVRPLAIDVADEAAVIAASRRILEAGAPRVLVNNAGITVSAPINKTSTEDYHRVMAVNVTAPFLFCRELLPAMAAAGGGRIINIGSIAATRGVKYTSAYCASKHALLGLTRSLAAEWARKNVTVNIVNPGWTETDMLSNAKAAISKTTGRSEQEAHAALANMHAMGRVIQPEEVAALCLFLASDAAASISGSAYNIDGGGEAG; this is encoded by the coding sequence ATGACGACATCCAAGAAGGTAGCCGTGGTGACGGGCGCCAGCCGGGGCATCGGGCGGGCGCTGGTGCAGTCCTTCGTGAAGGAGGGCTACGAGGTGTGGGCCCTCGCTCGGGCGGCGGACGCGCTGGAGCAGCTCGCGCGCGAGTCCAATGGAGCGGTGCGCCCGTTGGCCATCGACGTGGCGGACGAGGCGGCGGTGATCGCCGCGAGCCGGCGCATCCTCGAGGCCGGGGCGCCCCGGGTGCTGGTGAACAACGCGGGCATCACCGTGTCCGCCCCCATCAACAAGACGAGCACGGAGGACTACCACCGGGTGATGGCGGTGAACGTGACGGCGCCCTTCCTCTTCTGCCGCGAGCTGTTGCCCGCGATGGCGGCGGCGGGCGGGGGCCGGATCATCAACATCGGCAGCATCGCGGCGACGCGGGGCGTGAAGTACACGTCGGCCTACTGCGCGTCCAAGCACGCGCTGCTCGGACTCACGCGCTCGCTGGCGGCGGAGTGGGCGCGCAAGAACGTGACGGTGAACATCGTCAATCCGGGCTGGACGGAGACGGACATGCTCTCCAACGCCAAGGCCGCCATCAGCAAGACCACGGGCCGCTCGGAGCAGGAGGCCCACGCGGCGCTGGCGAACATGCACGCCATGGGCCGGGTCATCCAACCCGAGGAAGTCGCGGCGCTGTGCCTCTTCCTGGCCTCGGACGCGGCGGCCTCCATCAGCGGCTCGGCCTACAACATCGACGGCGGCGGCGAGGCGGGCTGA